The DNA sequence CAATACCAGTCCACAACGGAACCATACCTCACGAACAAGAAGGTAAATTTGGAGGAGCTTTAGTTTTAATAAAACCGGCTGCTGCTGGTACAGGAGTTATAGCAGGTGGTGCAATGCGTGCCGTACTCGAAACCGTTGGAATTACCGACGTGCTTGCTAAGTCCAAAGGTTCTTCTAACCCAAATAGCGTTGTTAAAGCTACTATGGTTGCTCTTCTTAACTTAAAAGATGCTCATGCCGTAGCCAAACTTAGAGGTATTTCTATGGATAAAGTGTTTAATGGTTAATTTATACAAAAAACATCGAAATGAAAAAAATTAGAATAACGCAAATAAAAAGTGGTATTAAGCAACCGGAAAGACAAAAACGAACGCTTAAAGCTTTGGGTATCAGAAAAATGCACAACCCTGTAGAGCACGAAGCTACACCACAAATATTAGGAATGGTTAATTCTATTAGCCACTTACTTAAAGTTGAAGAAATATAATTTATAAAACAATATAAGCAAAGATATAACTATGGATTTGTCAAATTTACAACCTGCACAGGGCTCAACAAAGAGCAGAAAGCGTATAGGACGTGGCGAAGGATCAGGTCGTGGCGGTACATCTACACGCGGTCATAAAGGTGCTAAATCTAGATCGGGATATAGCCGAAAAGTTGGACACGAAGGAGGTCAAATGCCTCTTTACAGAAGAGTACCTAAATCAGGATTTAAAAACATCAACAGAGTTGAGTATAACGGTATCAACATTGATACACTTCAAAAATTATACGACGACATTAAGGTAACCGATATAACTCCCGAAGTTTTACATCAACACGGTTTACTAGCAAAAAATGCTTTGCTTAAAATTTTAGGTAGAGGCAGTTTAACTGCTAAACTTAATGTTACAGCTCACGCTTTTTCCGAAAAAGCTAAGCAAGAAATAGAATCACAAGGTGGAACAATCATTAAAATCTGAATAAATGAAACGCTTCATTCAGACATTAAAAAATATTTGGAAAATTGAGGAACTCCGTAAAAGAATACTTTATACGCTAGGACTTGTTCTGATTTACAGATTAGGTTCGCATATTACTATTCCCGGAGTCGACCCTCAACAGTTAATTGCTTTAAAAAACCAATCATCCGAAGGTTTGTTAGGACTTCTTAACTTGTTTTCGGGAGGTGCTTTTGGCAATGCTTCTGTATTTGCTCTTGGTATTATGCCTTATATCTCTGCATCCATTGTGATACAGCTTTTAGGAATGGCTATACCGTATTTTCAAAAACTTCAAAAAGAAGGCGAAAGTGGTAGAAAGAAAATAAACCAAATAACACGTTACCTTACCGTTGTTATCACGGCTTTGCAAGCTCCTGGTTATATTGCCAACCTTTCTGCTCAAATACCGCCACAAGGTATTTATCCTTTCGATGTTAACATATCATCGCCACCTTTATTCTTCTGGATAACCTCCGTTGTAATTTTAATAGCAGGAACGCTATTTGTTATGTGGTTGGGCGAAAGAATTACAGATAAAGGTCTTGGAAACGGAATATCGTTAATCATCATGGTTGGTATTATCGCTCGATTGCCATTTGCTTTATTCAGCGAATTTGTATCCAGAGTTGAAGAACAAAGCGGTGGTTTAATTTTCTTTTTGATAGAAATTATAGTTCTTTTGGCAGTAATATTA is a window from the Lentimicrobiaceae bacterium genome containing:
- the rpsE gene encoding 30S ribosomal protein S5; this translates as MIYNRQFKKVKASDIELKDRLVSIKRVTKVTKGGRTFSFSAIVVVGNENGVVGCGLGKAKEVQAAILKGVEDAKKNLYAIPVHNGTIPHEQEGKFGGALVLIKPAAAGTGVIAGGAMRAVLETVGITDVLAKSKGSSNPNSVVKATMVALLNLKDAHAVAKLRGISMDKVFNG
- the rpmD gene encoding 50S ribosomal protein L30; its protein translation is MKKIRITQIKSGIKQPERQKRTLKALGIRKMHNPVEHEATPQILGMVNSISHLLKVEEI
- the rplO gene encoding 50S ribosomal protein L15 — encoded protein: MDLSNLQPAQGSTKSRKRIGRGEGSGRGGTSTRGHKGAKSRSGYSRKVGHEGGQMPLYRRVPKSGFKNINRVEYNGINIDTLQKLYDDIKVTDITPEVLHQHGLLAKNALLKILGRGSLTAKLNVTAHAFSEKAKQEIESQGGTIIKI
- the secY gene encoding preprotein translocase subunit SecY — protein: MKRFIQTLKNIWKIEELRKRILYTLGLVLIYRLGSHITIPGVDPQQLIALKNQSSEGLLGLLNLFSGGAFGNASVFALGIMPYISASIVIQLLGMAIPYFQKLQKEGESGRKKINQITRYLTVVITALQAPGYIANLSAQIPPQGIYPFDVNISSPPLFFWITSVVILIAGTLFVMWLGERITDKGLGNGISLIIMVGIIARLPFALFSEFVSRVEEQSGGLIFFLIEIIVLLAVILLCILLVQGTRRIPVQYAKRVVGNKQYGGVRQYIPLKVNAAGVMPIIFAQAIMFLPMTIVGFSNLEGLSGFARAFTNINGFWYNFVYALMIIAFTYFYTAITVNPNQMAEDLKKNNGFIPGVKPGRKTADFIDSVMSKITLPGSIFLALVAIMPALVAQVGISSQFAQFYGGTSLLILVGVVLDTLQQIESHLLMRHYEGLTKSGRIKGRTGGGM